The sequence gaattaattgaattgcaaacaattatctattatattaagtgattgttaaaaaaatgcatgaaaatgaagtgtacgaAATAGTCCAATAAATTTGCATTGggggctcccgcccccgaacccccgtgtaaatGTCTTCAGACATCGTAGATCAATAAAGTATGCCCCTCCAACCTCAAAACCTAGATCCGCCCCTGCAGTTGAATGTACTTTTTataatctctttctctctctctctctctctctctctctctctatatatatatatatatatatatatatatatatatatatagggttaggctaaaataaaaactagacTTAggctataaaataagaaccactatAAACCATTGGATATATAATAATCAACGGTCAGATCTTGCTCCTTCACAATTAATGAAATTAACGCCACATATACATATAGGTTAGGATGGTAATTTCAGTTTTTGATTACATATCATTTCCTTAATTAATGGGATAGTGTTATACGGTCAAAGATACATATCAATTCTCATAAATCCTTTATTATATTGAAACAGACAAATcagaataaaaaaattgatttgttCAAGGAGAGTCAAAAAGTTCTCGTTATTCATATAGAATTTATTAAGTTGTATTAGAACAATCTCAAATGCCATCGAAAATCATGCATTGATAAACACATAATCATATAATTGGTGATAACAGTTCATGCATTATATATCAAACAACTTACATACTCATTCATATGAATAGACGATAAATTCATACCAGAATATTAAATATTCTTCCATTCAGTTTCACTGTACATATGATTCAGATTTAATTTATAGAATATTCTTTAATTTTCAAGCTAAAAAGCatatgaaaacataaataaaaaataattcatgcaacacaTAAAAACAATCTTTTTGATTCATTTATTCATGCGAACTGACAAAAAGATTCATGCATTAAATAATCTTTGATTCATTTATTCATTAAGTTAAACACACTAATAATATGCTTTGGAGTTCAgtctgtattttatttaaaaattatatggaTAATCGTTATGCCTCATGTGAACTGGTGTATGAATCATATTATTTCATTATGTTATTTGAATGTATCGTGTCTTTGTCCAATCAGGATGTATGATCAGAAGTAATATTATTGTTatatcatcaaattaattttattacatTTAAATTTGGTCGTAAACagattcatgcatttttttaataacaatTCATGCGATGTTCTTGCCAAAATTTACAAACCACGCACCTGCTCCTGTATTGAATTATATCATAATTCTGtttactaaaaaaatcatgcacATAAACATATTGATTCACACATGATTACATTATATTCACGCATTGAATATACAGATTACGCATGCATGAATTTTAACACATATTTAGCCAAATTGAAATTGCATGATGATTCGCGTCCCAATAATTAGAAATATTTAGCcaaattttgtttcaaaattcacACAGTAATCGAGAGATATCAATTCATTGTGTTATCaatcaaatcaaaatttaaagatGGAATCATTGTAGCCGCCATTTTCGGAATATTATTGTTGGGGTAAATAGAAAGTCAAACGTCAGTACCAATATTGCCCTCCAGTCgaaaataaacatgaattttACAGATATATTAAacgaatcaaaatttatatatgatAATCAATCTCATCCGTTTAGTATCTCTTGATCTATGGTGTAAATCGATTCTTAATTTATATGCTAAGAGGGGTTCaatgaataaccgccccctatatatatatatatatatatatatatatatatatcacaaataAAACTAGGTGTATCGTACAACCAGATTGATCCGCTTCCAAAATAgtgttatatactccctccgtcccaataaatgtggccactttgttttcggcacggaaattaagaaattcattgttatgttttaattgagtgtgttAAGGAGTTAATTAAGAGATTAGGGGATGACTGTTGGCTGCCAATCACCTCCTTCTCCGGCGACCTCCTTCTCCGGCAAAGGCGTAATCTCCACACAATCACCTTCTTCTCTGGTGAAGGCCACCGCCTCCGACTTCCTCCTTCGCAACGGCGAAGAGTGCTGCCGCCGCCTCTCCGGCCACCTCCGTCTCTCGccagaacacacacacaagaaCTCACCCCCCTTGTTTCCCTCTGTCCCCCGACGACCGCAACTGCTACCTCGCCGTCCTCTATCCTCGCCAgaaccctagatccccaaatcgcGACCTCCGTCgacccgcctctctctccctccgaATCTCTCCCCCGACTAGACAGCTAACATCGGCAGTGAAGGAGCCGCCGCCTGAACCCGAACGGCGACAACAACGACCTCCCAAAATCAGACACCCAAAATCATACACCCAAATCGAAAATAAAAATCAGACACCCAAAATCGCAaacaaaaatcttgaaaatcagACACCCAAAATCGTTCTCCGGTCGCCCCTCTAGGCGAGGGAGCCGCCACCGGAGCCCTAGGCGAGGGAGGGAGGAGACCGCCGTCGTCGATGGGGGGAGAGAGAGGGTGGAGTTTTGGAAGGTCTGGGGGTTGCGGGGTCGGCTTCGGGAGCTCGGGTACAAGCGTTGCAGTTTTCCATGGCGGAGAAGGGTGTGGGGGTGGAGGCGCCGCCGTCAGCGTTGGTGGGAGGTGGTGGACGAGGAGGAACAGAGTatggtgaagagagagagagacagagacagAGACAGAGAGAAAGCATGGGGgtggcgagagggagagagcagaggtcggcggggggggggggggtcagGCGGCGGGGTGGCGGGGGTTCAGGCGGCGAGGGTTAGGGGGTGGGCGGCGGGGGGTCAggggttggggtgggggggggggctgaatgTGAAATGTGTGGTGGatgtgaatttatttaattagggtttaggtttagttagcattttaattaaattaattaattagatttaattaaagtaaatatttccattttaaggaagtggccacttttagtgggacaaaccaaagtGGAAAGgtggccacatttattgggacATAGGGAGTATAAGGTTTGGGTCAGGATAAGGGTTCGAATTAGAATGCAGGTAAGGGTCTAAATGAGAGTGTaatccgattgtacggtacatccGGTTGTACCCAAAACCACATTTATATAGATTAAAAGAAAAgtgtgtgaaaaaaaaaaatttgaagggtaaaattaaaatgaaaaaaaaaagtaattaaaaataaaaattaaattcaaatatattcatccACTTAAAGAAACTGCGACATGCTACTTATGGAATGCGAACCACCAAACTAATTTGTGTGGTCCATTATACGGCCCTATTTATAACTTCTTTtacttttcttattttatagataGAGTTTCATTTTCAAGTAATTATatgttaaaaattaaattcaaatatattcatccACATAAAAAAACTGCCGACAACTTATGGAATGCAAACCGCCGACAACATATATATGGAATGCAAACCGCCAAATTAATTTACACGATTTAGGTCAGAATGCGAGTTTGGATCATAATGTGGATCATAATCTGAGTGCAGATCAATTCAATTATACAATACATCAGattgtacccaagtttttgtgaatTAAAATAGAGAAGTGAGAATCTTTATgagaataaattatttcttcacaTATATTGATCGAACacaaaccttttttttttcaatcgcCAACCACCGTCTAACTTATCCGACACCCATCTTTGCCTGGAGCTCTTTCATCTGATTCTGAGGTGCTACAACACTttttaatactccttccgtcccatcgAAGATGATACATATTTattttcgggccgtcccaacgaagatgatatgtttctatatttgataaaattagggatattaAGCATTTGATTAGAGATAATTTAATCATCTCTTATTTTACTTAAAATTCAGTTCAGGCTTTAATTATTAGGGGTTGAACTATTTTGGCCCATTTTCTTTCTCAACCCCATTCCTATtgctccccccccccccccctctgcCTCACCTTCCGCCTCCGAAAGACCGGCGAGCGCCGCCGCCTTACTCCACCTCTCATTCTCTTCCTCGCTTAAGATATAGGGCTTCGATTTCGAATTTGGGGCAGTTTTTGCAGATCTAAGATCTAGGGCTTCGATTTCAACTCCTCTGCAAACCCTAACCAAGCGCAGCCCCCTGCTTCAGCTCCTCTACGTGGCGGTAGCATTCTCGCACGCCACCCCTCCGCTGCCATGATGTATTTGAGCGGTGGAGGAGGCGGCGACGGGAAAAAGGTCGATGATGATAACATTTCTGAGACCACCCCTGAAATCCTCGATTTTCCTTGACTTAAAAGGGCTTTTTTGAAGTTTTTCTGGAATTGAAGGTTTTGGGGGAGGAAGACCGACGACGGTGGGTCTTCCTCGCCTAAGATCTAAGGCTTCAATTTCAGATTTTCTTCATTGCTGGAGATTTGGAGGCGTCGGAGTAGCTGGGTATTTGGGGCGGTGGGGGAGGATGCCCGGCGGGTTGCTGGGTGGAGGAACTCTGACAACTTGTTGGGAATCGCCTCTGATGTGAGGCATGGGCAGAGCCAGAGGATGGGCAATGGGGTCACTGGACCCCCCtatgttttttcaaaaaaatttcaaaaaatttggACCCCCTGTATCAAAAGTCTGGCTCCGTCCATGAGATTGTGAGGTATTAGCTATCCcaattatatgcatatatagACCTCATGCATGCAAACCTAAACACAAAACAATCACCACCCAAAAATTCTAAGAGATACATAAGCATGTCATTTACAAATACCTTCCAACCGCCACCACTATCCCAAGACTTCAAAGACTTCCTCTCCACTCTaccaagaaaaaaaatattcgcAAAAGAGCCTCTCTACTGCTATCATTATCAAGGTTTCTGGTACTTGGAGGGCGTCCTCGAAGCTGTGATTTCATGCCAAGAACATTTCCAAGCCGAGGATTCCGACGTCTTCGTCGCCTCCACTCCGAAATGCGGCACCACGTGGCTGAAGGCGATTGCCTTCGCCCTACTTAACCGGAGGCGGCACCCTGCCGCCTCTGGTGACCACCCCCTCCTCTCCAGCAACCCCCACGACCTCGTGCCCTTCCTCGAGATAGGCCTCTACGGCAGCAGCAAAGCCCTCGACATCGCCTCGTTCCCCTCCCCCCGCCTCCTCTCCACGCACATGCCCCATTCCTCCCTCCCGGAGTCGATCAGGAGCGGCTCCAAGTGCAAGATCCTGTACGTGGCGAGGGACCCGAAGGACACCTTTGTGTCGGCGTGGCACTTCTTCACCAGGGTAGGGGTGGCGGACTTTACGATGGCGGAGGCATTGGAGCAATTTTGCGAGGGATTGAACAGCTATGGGCCCTTTTGGGATCATTTTCTTGGTTATTGGAAGCAGAGCTTGGAAAACCCTGAGAGGGTTTTGTTCCTCAAGTACGAGGATATGAAGGCGAGGCCGGCCGCGGAGGTGCACCGTGTGGCGGAGTTCCTCGGCTGCGCCTTCTCagcggaggaggaggaaggtGGGGAGGTTGATCGGATCTTGGAACTGTGTAGCTTTGAAGGTCTCAGAGGTTTGGAAGTGAACATGAAGGGGAAGCTAATGGTGGGTCATGCGGAGAATAGTATCTTCTTTCGTCGAGGAGAGGTGGGGGATTGGAAGAATCATTTGTCGCCGGAGATGGCGGAGAGGATTGATCGGATTGTTGAAGAGAAGTTTTCTGAGTCGGGATTATGCTTATAAATATAATCCTACAATATATTCATGTGTGTGCGTGTTGTTGGTCCAGAATTAGTGTGATTAATGTTGAAGGTTAAAGTTCTCATATATATCCGGCTAGTCCATAGTCATACGAACttaaaatttactttttaacacgtatttaaaaaaaaaaaaaaaaacctccaATGTAATTATGTATTTGTTTATTaccaatcttttttttttttgacggaTGTTTATTACCAATCTTAATAAGAAAGGAAATGTGCCTACGTACGTTTTGCTAGGAGTGATTAATTTCATGTTTGCTTCAAACCTTTATATCAAAcaatatttcctttttctttttctttatcttttttttttgttttatttatttctaaaattgtgaaattcgactaattataaaatatttaatatatcaaattaaagatcatgataattaagagctttaatttgatatatttatttaatgattaacattttaaaaaaatctctctcatctctcattttttttgaataaatctatttttcgatttccttttatttttatttttttgtctttgcataatatcaatttttattattgtaaattcttctttattttttttaattttttcgatattaagctcaaatatattaaattaaaattaattttttaattgaatatatttgagacGAACCACTAGGGTGCCGAATCGAGTGGCGGAATTGTGCTTCCGGGATGTTAGACATCGGGGGCTCGAATTCATTAATTGAACAATGTGGTTAACGACATTATTCTCACGGGTAATTATATTCATAGCCTCCATTTTAATCAGTTTAGCCTCCgtaattattattcaataataataatacataattataaatttactattttaccctataaTCTATAGCCCCTAAATTTAATGCCTTATAGCCACAGCCTCAAAATCAAACGATTGTCTTCCTTGTAAGAATCAAGATTATAGGGCAAACTAATACTCCCAACAATCCTCGGAGAAAGAGGTTGTTAAGATCTCAGCTTTCTAACTTCGCCGATGTCATGATGTAGAAGAAAGTGTTGAGTTTGTTTGAGAAGCGTAGCCCACTCGTCGCTGCGGCTAGGCACGCAAAAAGCCAGTCTTTGATTGGACAGTAAAGCATCGATGCAAGCAGTAGAAGATCACTTGTGATTCACATTCATTACCTGAAACGTCAACGCTGCGCATCTTAATTTTGCCGACGACGAACCAGCTGTTGAATGAAGTTGCTGATTCATCATTGACACATCAGCATTTAGACTTGGTCATAGTTTGTTATTTTGTTATTCCTATTTCTTAGCATTTCAAGTTAGTAGAGTATCGTATCTTGCTAGTGGCTAGGATTTCTGATTTTCTGTTGAAGAGTATCTTCCCGTTGCTATGTTTCTGTTATTCAGAGGCCGATAAATACCTCTACATATCAGTCAATAAAGTATCCACCTTTGAGTCCATCTTTAtcatattgttttctttatctttctctTGTTTTCCACTTTCTGTTCCCAACACCAGCTCTGTGAAAATCAATCATCAATGCAAAACGAAAATGGTGAACATAATTAATTTGTAGTTTGATGGAACAATATAATTCCATCCTTGCTACTTTTAAGTATGTATATTGTTCTGTTTTGTCTTAGATTTATATTTGTCAAAGAAGATAAAAGTTCCATCTTTTTGTGAGGTTTGCTTTATCAAATTCAATGAAATTCGAAGTGggttgattaattattttcgaTTGTGAATAAGAAGTCCAATCAGAGCAGTATCTCTATTTGAATTGATATGGTTATATTTGTTGTAAAAATGGCATCTCTTGAAGCCCACACACACATTAGCACCGCTGTGAAATGCAATTCTGGTTATACTATCGGCGGCGTTAGGTGTTTGAGAAGTCAGACGTATATATAATTGTTTGGTGTGGTGATATATTTAATTTGGGGATTATGAGTTaatagggtaaaatagtaaatttatcataatcattattattattttagataggAGGATATACTGAGTAAAACGAGCGCTATGAATATTTAAACCCTATTCTCGcaattatatgttttttttttttcatttttaattctCACAGCCGGATCAGGTTCAGCTTGTGTTCACTGGCCATGGACCACCAATTTGCTGTCAAACAATAATTGTAATAAACTTTTATCACGTGTATTATTAATTATCTGTGGGGATTCGAAAGATGCTTCTATCATTCTATGGTCCATAATTTTGTGGGGTGTTGAACGTGTATAATTGGTTGTAGTGAGATGTGTGTTGCATAACTTCATAACATGAAATGCGTTTAATCTGATTACTAAGTGGGTtacttcaaagtgtttgacaaaataagctcctaaaaaaCTTATAATCTGTAAAAACTTATAATATTAAGTtctccaaaaaaataagttcctttatcctaacttattttctcattatcttataagcaacactcattttaaaAACAACATTtaactatgatttttttattttcatcatatatcattctaatttcatttttcatatattttctctctaacaaaaattcTCTTTgactaactaaaaattctctctctaacttataagttcaattactcacactttgacaacttataagctcttagtaaactatatcttataagctcttgaaaataagcttagccaaacatccTCTAAATTGCTTGCCTGAAACTctgattaatatatatatatatatgttttttattCATGAGCTTTTTCTTGATAAAAAATGCTTGGAGTCACCAATAAATACATCAAGGAGGAGTAATATTGAAGTGTgatgcatttatttataatattttaagtaAGAATAAGCTAGGTATATTCAAGAGAATTCACAGCTAGATTTATCTTTGTAATCGGGATAAATCCTAGGATATTTTAGTAGAGAATTCTAGATTCCTCAAATATCCGAATGAATCTCGAATTGGAAGCCGGTGCCCCTCGTTGATCTGATTGAATCGAATTCTATAAAGAGAGCATATCAGAAAGCTCTCAGCAGAAAGGAGCTGCTTTTCATCACAAGTATATAGCAGAAAAGGTTTTTGACATTCTTCACGTACTTAAAAAAaagatttagagggtgtttggctgagcttataagttgtttaggagcttataagtgtTGAAAGTATTTAAGGAAACATATTAATCAAGGATCAATTACATATCAAGAGATCCTTGATTATTGTGATCACtttatttctttccttttgtAATGTTTTATCACCCTATAAAGGGTCTTGTAATCAGTGGAAGAAGGACAAGAAATAAAATGCCAAATACAGTTTACAATCTTAAAATCTCTTTTCCTACTCTTGTTCTAACCCTAAACGATGATGATACCATGTTTTAacttggtatcagagcaggattAATCTTGGAACTCAGTTTCTTTTCATCATCGTTCCATACCCTCCTTCGAACCCTCTGCCTCGACCAAGGCCTCTCGGCCCTTCCCTTCCTACAAAAACAGAACAACAAAATGTCAGGAAAAGAGATCCAAAtcacaaacacaaactcagaggAGTTAACACTACAAATCGCGAATCTTATGCAAAATTCTGACAACGTCACGCTGGGATTCAAGTTGGATGGTAACAATTATGCCCTATGGGCTCGCCTCATGAAGGTGGCAATAGGGAGCAGAGGCAAGTCGAGCCATATTACCGGACAACCACCGCCACCGAAATTGACGGATCCCGATTATTACAAATGGGAGGAATCAGATCTGTCTGTTTTCTCATGGTTGATACAAAACATGGAAGGCAAGTTGGTAATCAATTTCGCCAAACATCAGACGGCGAAAGCCGTCTGGAATAGCCTGGCTGTAACGTACGGGAGTGGAACTGCTGACCCACTTCAAATTTACGACCTGGAAGTGAGAGCCAACAAGGTCAACCAAGGGCAACTAACCTTGGAAGACTACTGGAATAATCTACAGACCATTTGGCTCAATATTGATAGAAGAGAGCCCAATCCTATCGGCCGTTGCGAGGAGGGAATCACAAAGTACCGAAGATTAATCGAAAACCGCCGCCTCTACCAATTTCTCTCCGGATTAGATGCGAAGTATGACGGGATCCGGCGAGACATCCTTAAGGAATCTCCATCTCCCTCAGCCGAGTCGGCATTTTCGAAAGTAAGGAGGGAGGCCGCCCGGCTTCTGATCTTACAGCCGGCAACCTCCTCCACCGACTCTGAAGCTACATCATCGGGAGGAATCGGCGTTGGCCTCGCCGCTTCTCGACCCCCTTTCTCACGGCCGGAAGGAACCCAACAGACCACCACCGCACGATCTCAGACAAATCGATCCGACGCCCCGTCATCGCGAAAAAAGGTGGATAAATCGACACTCCATTGTAGTCACTGTGGGATGCAGAGACACACGAAGGAGATGTGCTTTCGGCTCGTGGGGTATCCCGATTGGTGGGAAGACAACCACAAAAATGCAAAAGGGAAGTCAGCGATTGGTGTGGAGACGGCGAAGATCGCTGGATCGGCGGTGGCGGTGAGCACCGGTCATCAACAGACGAGAGAGAAGGAGGGAACGACTGGAAGAGGGGATCGAGGCGGCGGACATCTCTAAGGACCGAGGGTTTTCAGGTATAGGGTTTGGTGGATTTCCACTAAACCCTCCCATTTCTCCTATATTGCAAAATAAACCCCACTCTAATTCCTTTAGTTTGGGAGAATTATCAAATGAACCCCAAATTTCCCATAATTCGAAAAGTGACCCAAATTTATGTGAAAAATCCATAGATACCTCTATTGCTTACCAAgtcacaaataaaaataaagatatggatttttgattgtggagccACTGATACGATGACCTTTGTTAAAAATGATATTAtcgagtcatcaaaatcctttaGAACTCATGTCCAAACTGCCAGTGGTGACTTGACTCAAGTTGAAGGAGCAGGAACAATAGAGATTTCTCCCACTTTAAGGCTTTCAAATTGTCTATATGTCCCGTCTCTTTCACAAAAATTATTGTCTATCAGCCACGtcacaaaagaattaaattgtACCATGCTGATGCATCCCCACTTCTGTcttcttcaggatatcaggacggggaagattattgggcgtggcactgagcgggatggactgtactatgtggatgagatagctcaacaaggcaaggtgatgctggctcacaGAACTGCAgaccgggaagcctggctttggcaccgACGTTTAGGGCATCCTTCCACGGGTTATCTTAAGCTTTTATTTCCTAAACTTATGAAAACTGAGGGTTTATCTTGTGAGACTTGTGTTTTGGCGAAAAGCCACAGATAATCTTTTAAGCCTAATAATACTCAAGTAAACTCGattttttcccttgttcattctgatgtttggggtccgtCACCTATCATGGGGGGTCAaggttttagatattttttgctctttattgatgattgcactaggatgACGTGGGTGTATTTTCTAAAACACAaatctgaagtttttgaaaagttTACTCATTTCTATACCATGGTGCAAACTCAATTTCAGAAAAATATTCAAACCCTTAGAACGGATAATGGAGGGGAGTTTATTAATCTTTCCATGAAATATTTTTGTCAACAAAAAGGTTTAATCCATCAAACTACATGTCCCCATACTCCTGAACAAAATGGTGTTGCTGAAAGAAATAATCGGATTTTACTTGAAATGACCCGAGCCATGATGATTGAGTCAAAAGTACCCACTTCCTTTTGGCCAGAAGCGGTTGCAACCTCTGTTTACCTTGTAAACCGTCTCCCCACCAGAACCCTTCAGCTTAAAACCCCATTGCAAAAATTATCTACCCTTTCTGTTATACCTGAGGCCCTTACTCTTCAACCTCGTGTCTTTGGGTGTTCTGTATTCGTTCATATTCCTAAACATGAACGAACAAAGCTCTCTCCTTGTGCCCTTAAGTGTATCTTTGTTGGTTATGGGGTCAATCAAAAAGGGTATCGGTGTTACAATCCTCAAACCCGTCAAATCCTAACCACCATGAACTGCAATTTTTTAGAAACAGAGTACTTTTACAACAACCACCTTaccagtcagggggagagtgagGAAGAGAGTAGAATTGACTTGTTAAGCTGGTTGCCAAAGCCGGAACCGGAAGCAGATCCAACAGAGGAAGTTAACCTGGCCACCGAGCATACTTCATCTACATATGAACAATCCAATCCGCCGCATGAGTCGCCTAGATCTTCTCCTACTCTGATATCTGAGGTAAGGATGTCTGAACCTACCATCTTACCTTCCCATGTTACTAATCCTATCTCTCAAGCTGAAGAAGTGGAACAGGAAAATGTGTGTACGGTGGAGGAAGATAGAGGGAGATATGTGCTACCACCCAGGAGTACACGAGGTGTTCCTCCAAAACGATACACCCCCGAGAAAGTTGGGAGAAATTCTCGGTATTCCATTGGAAGGATCTCCAAGGGAAACCTATCTAAAACCGCCATCGCTTATGAAGCAGCACTGTATGATGAAGAGATCCCACAGTCAGCAGAACAAGCTCTCAAAATTGAACACTGGAGAGATGCCATGAAAAAGGAGATCAGTGCATTAAATCGGAATCATACATGGGAGAAAAGCAGATTGCCAAAGGGAAAGAAAACTGTAGGGTGCAAATGGGTCTTCACCATCAAAAGGAGACCGGATGGATCAATCGAGCGATACAAAGCTCGATTAGTTGCAAAAGGGTACACCCAGATGTATGGGATCGATTATGAGGAGACTTTCTCACCGGTTGCAAAGATGAACACTGTCAGAGCTCTTCTTTCTATTGCTGCCAATAAAGATTGGGATCTTCACCAATTCGACGTCACCAATGCTTTCCTCCATGGGGAATtagaggaagagagagaagtaTACATGGAAGTTCCTCAAGGTTTCTCAGAAGAATTCGAAGTTGGTGAAGTATGCAAATTAAAGAAGACTTTATATGGGCTCAAACAGTCTCCCAGAGCCtggtttggaagattcaccgcagccatgaagaagtttgggtaccagcaaagcaactcagaccacaccttattcttaaAAAGGAGAGGTAATCTTATCTCCTGTTTggtcatttatgttgatgatatgatcaTAACAGTGGACGACTTGGAAGAAATACAAAAGTTGAAGGATAGGTTGTTCGAAGAGTTCGAGATGAAGGACTTGGGAAAACTGAAATACTTTCTTGGAATAGAAGTCCTTAGAT comes from Salvia miltiorrhiza cultivar Shanhuang (shh) chromosome 3, IMPLAD_Smil_shh, whole genome shotgun sequence and encodes:
- the LOC131017139 gene encoding cytosolic sulfotransferase 5-like; this translates as MHANLNTKQSPPKNSKRYISMSFTNTFQPPPLSQDFKDFLSTLPRKKIFAKEPLYCYHYQGFWYLEGVLEAVISCQEHFQAEDSDVFVASTPKCGTTWLKAIAFALLNRRRHPAASGDHPLLSSNPHDLVPFLEIGLYGSSKALDIASFPSPRLLSTHMPHSSLPESIRSGSKCKILYVARDPKDTFVSAWHFFTRVGVADFTMAEALEQFCEGLNSYGPFWDHFLGYWKQSLENPERVLFLKYEDMKARPAAEVHRVAEFLGCAFSAEEEEGGEVDRILELCSFEGLRGLEVNMKGKLMVGHAENSIFFRRGEVGDWKNHLSPEMAERIDRIVEEKFSESGLCL